Proteins encoded together in one Zonotrichia leucophrys gambelii isolate GWCS_2022_RI chromosome 1, RI_Zleu_2.0, whole genome shotgun sequence window:
- the NUMA1 gene encoding nuclear mitotic apparatus protein 1 isoform X1: protein MTSESLRNSSEGSVQEPDRLATMSLHGERVAALLAWVNSTKVCPDPINDLSQLQDCSVFIRIIHKIHGSKEGESMLEQPLPERISFIHGFLQKHCRHKVAAENLVSAQKLLDGEELALAKVAVLLLYHTSMSSKDSGDWNELDYKTQVELASIVKFVLDNEECLNENLEPFLQRKAEAPLSSVSSSSSEEHSPLFSLPYKREVHFLELQKIASFPSTNLPSTPSSPMGDIMQTPQFQLRRLKVQLAFERKKQEELEVEMVENHKLIMEKDAQITKMQQQIDRLVKLNEKQAEDLLEPKEMEELREKNESLVGRLHEALRQCQDLKTEKAQMDRKINQLSEENGDLSFKLREIASNMVQLQRALNELSEEHNSAMAQSQQKQRQLEKELHAAMQDKKCSEEKVEILQGKISMLEDQLAKLEECSTQEKGEVMGDILKLEELKQEVSSLTAKGLQLEEAKQQLEKEKQQLDSLVTSLQSSLSESQRAQERLKRDLQARAAEEQAERLAALSAQHEQALRERDSALQQLQQANTSLSSQLQARDEEKAALSRKVGELEAQILELGAQRQQGVAAEALKAQLQELEGRLKESQQRLAEREKLARENSRLQEQLLFLEESLRNTEGILEDEKRRAAECLEGNLARIAELEAERQQLVQGREPALPEQGEELATRQVSQESREQPVGASPATRGEDEECRRLKEEKQKLSQEHSRTCQQLQTEQEKVAVLEAQAERLAGLQADLSSAQSWAKEKEKEEQKLRAEMSSLQEKMAVAEQAAAQRVAKLEADAQRAAEALEGVSQQLSQEKLKSKELEGTMDQLRIAEKELVALRSAVQEKESWKEQVSQCVQEMERKNSLISSLEQEVSILHHQVKEKEGESKELKRLILAESEKSKKLEERLRVLQTEMATAASRAAERCSLMKVEVQRCQDEMEKQRMTIEALKRDRHSQSEREDELRQEAKVCQDKCLQKEQLLAALQQELDSARARHASLESQQRQDLEQRAKAVSTLQGELAQAKLEAAKVPSLREQLAEKERALQEYESSKGAAVEERKKLLEETQRLTSQVDELNKKLTQHEKATWTQQQRVKALEGELQTAVRSHQEKVAELQVQLTQKEQAAEHYKGQMEKAKRDYDAKKQQNQELSEKLKAMENLQKENTELQSKSERLAKELQQSILQAKESEMSCKNLTSQICSLEAQVQELSKFQGKTATVKGHEASFESVADQSTDSLDEAQQLSSSRKATSSQLEVSMPSDSEESLLSQRLPQTKSSLESLYFTPILSETRSQLQSSTNFPADFSLDSGCKTRSARRRTTINITMTDKQGEPEELVCIKNIPLAQSTKTSSPAKGRLRSGASTRSLTSFPSQETLAKLEASSPEKTPGHSVLLGLPGYRPVTRSSLRLQRTSSSSLGQSTMKLGMCQDEPEQLDDWNRIAELQRRNQARPPHLKTSYPLESMPSTSLGTITDEDVKMGDPEETLQRGSRQSSQPVAASRQHSSQAGSVTTRQRRKRLSEETHQGPDTPPSKKPTSCFPRPQSSQDRSAQSGSQASQDSEQRAPATPAQRRQSMAFSILNTPRELGRRLLRRAIAQRSTPTSSSGTRRSSRIATAKSPKGKAGRQSRTDKRS from the exons ATGACTTCCGAGAGTCTCCGGAACAGCAGCGAGGG GTCTGTGCAGGAACCTGATAGGCTGGCCACAATGTCACTTCATGGTGAAAGAgttgctgctctcctggcttgG GTGAACAGCACCAAGGTTTGTCCTGATCCCATCAATgatctgtcccagctccaggactgCAGTGTCTTCATCAGAATTATCCACAAAAT CCACGGGAGCAAGGAGGGGGAGTCTATGCTGGAGCAGCCGCTGCCAGAGAGGATCTCCTTCATCCATGGTTTCCTGCAGA AGCACTGCCGGCACAAAGTGGCTGCAGAAAACCTCGTCTCTGCACAGAAACTCCTggatggagaggagctggccctggcCAAG gtgGCCGTGCTGCTCCTGTATCACACCTCCATGAGTTCCAAGGATTCTGGGGACTGGAATGAACTTGACTACAAGACCCAG GTTGAACTGGCATCAATTGTCAAATTTGTGCTGGATAACGAGGAGTGCCTGAATGAGAATCTGGAGCCATTTCTGCAGAGGAAAG cagAGGCACCCTTGTCCAGtgtgtccagcagcagctctgaggaacATTCCCCACTGTTCTCTCTCCCTTACAAGAGAGAGGTGCatttcctggagctgcagaagatcgcctccttccccagcaccaa cctccccagcactCCGTCTTCGCCCATGGGGGACATCATGCAGACCCCCCAGTTCCAGCTGCGGAGGCTCAAGGTGCAGCTGGCTtttgagagaaagaaacaggaagagCTGGAGGTGGAGATGGTGGAGAATCACAAGCTCATCATGGAGAAGG ATGCTCAGATCACCAAGATGCAGCAGCAGATTGATCGCTTGGTAAAGCTCAATGAGAAACAAGCTGAAGACCTGCTGGAGCCCAAAGAAatggaggagctgagggagaaGAATGAGAG CCTGGTGGGGCGCCTGCACGAGGCTctcaggcagtgccaggaccTGAAGACTGAAAAAGCCCAGATGGACCGAAAAATCAACCAGCTCTCCGAGGAGAATGGGGATCTTTCCTTCAAG CTGCGGGAGATCGCCAGCAATATGGTCCAGCTGCAACGAGCCCTGAATGAGCTCTCAGAGGAGCACAACAGTGCCATGGCACAGTCGCAGCAAAAGCAGcggcagctggagaaggagctgcatgCAGCCATGCAGGACAAG AAATGCTCAGAAGAGAAAGTCGAGATTCTACAGGGAAAGATTTCGATGCTGGAGGACCAGTTGGCCAAGCTGGAGGAATGCAGCAcccaggagaagggagaagtCATGGGAGACATTTTGAAG ctggaggagctgaagcAGGAGGTGTCCAGCCTCACGGCCAAAGgactgcagctggaggaggcgaagcagcagctggagaaggagaagcagcagctggacagccTTGTCACCAGCCTCCAGAGCTCCCTCTCTGAGAGCCAGCGGgcccaggagaggctgaagcGGGACCTGCAGGCACgggctgctgaggagcaggcTGAGCGGCTGGCTGCCCTGAGCGCCCAGCATGAGCAGGCCCTGCGGGAAAGGgactctgccctgcagcagctccagcaggcaaacacatccctcagcagccagctgcaggcCAGGGATGAGGAGAAGGCTGCGCTGAGCCGCAAGGTGGGCGAACTGGAAGCCCAGATCCTGGAGCTGGGTGCCCAACGGCAGCAGGGAGTGGCAGCAGAGGCACTGaaagcccagctgcaggagctggagggcaGGCTGAAGGAGAGCCAGCAGAGGCTGGCTGAGAGGGAGAAGCTGGCCCGGGAGAACAGccgcctgcaggagcagctgctcttccTGGAGGAATCCCTGCGGAACACTGAGGGAATATTGGAGGACGAGAAGAGACGGGCAGCTGAGTGCCTGGAAGGCAACCTGGCCAGGATAGCTGAGCTGGAGGCAGAGAGACAGCAGCTGGTTCAGGGCCgggagccagccctgccggagcagggtgaggagctggCCACACGCCAGGTGTCACAGGAGAGCCGGGAGCAGCCCGTGGGAGCCTCTCCTGCCACCCGAGGGGAGGACGAAGAGTGCAGGCGgctgaaggaggaaaagcagaagctgaGCCAGGAGCACAGCCGGACCTGTCAGCAGCTGCAGACTGAGCAGGAgaaggtggctgtgctggaggccCAGGCAGAGCGGCTGGCTGGACTCCAGGCTGACTTGTCCAGCGCTCAGTCATGggcaaaggagaaggagaaagaggagcagAAGCTGAGGGCCGAGATGTCATCCCTTCAGGAGAAGATGGCTGTGGCAGAGCAAGCAGCAGCCCAGCGTGTGGCCAAGCTGGAGGCGGAtgcccagagagctgctgaggCACTGGAGGGAGTCTCCCAGCAGCTGTCCCAGGAGAAGCTCAAGTCCAAGGAGTTGGAAGGCACCATGGATCAGCTGCGGATTGCAGAGAAGGAGCTGGTGGCCCTCCGCTCTGCCGTGCAAGAGAAGGAGAGCTGGAAGGAACAAGTGTCCCAGTGTGTCCAGGAGATGGAGAGGAAGAACAGCCTGAtcagcagcctggagcaggaggtcTCCATCCTCCATCACCAggtgaaagagaaggaaggggagagcAAGGAGCTGAAACGCCTGATCCTGGCTGAGTCGGAGAAGAGCAAGAAGCTGGAGGAGAGGCTGCGGGTGCTGCAGACAGAGATGGCCACCGCAGCCTCCCGGGCAGCCGAGAGGTGCTCCCTGATGAAGGTGGAGGTGCAGCGGTGCCAGGACGAGATGGAGAAGCAGCGGATGACCATTGAGGCGCTGAAGAGGGACCGCCACAGCCAGAGCGAGCGGGAGGATGAGCTGCGGCAGGAGGCAAAGGTCTGCCAGGACAAGTgcctgcagaaggagcagctcctggctgctctgcagcaggagcttgACAGCGCTCGGGCCAGGCATGCCTCCCTAGAAAGCCAGCAGCGCCAGGACCTGGAGCAGAGAGCAAAAGCTGTGTCCACGCTGCAAGGCGAGCTAGCGCAGGCCAAGCTGGAGGCGGCCAAGGTGCCATCGCTGcgggagcagctggcagagaagGAGCGGGCCCTGCAGGAGTATGAGAGCAGCAAGGGGGCAGCCgtggaagagaggaagaaactCCTGGAGGAGACGCAGAGACTGACAAGTCAG GTGGATGAACTGAATAAAAAGCTGACTCAGCATGAGAAGGCCACCTGGACCCAGCAGCAGAGAGTTAAG gcactggaaggggagctgcagacagcagtCAGAAGCCATCAGGAGaaggtggcagagctgcaggtgcagctcacccagaaggagcaggcagctgagcACTACAAAGGGCAG ATGGAGAAGGCAAAAAGAGATTATGATGCCAAGAAGCAGCAGAACCAGGAGCTATCAGAGAAGCTGAAGGCCATGGAGAACCTGCAGAAAGAGAACACAGAGCTTCAGAGCAAATCAGAGAGGCTGGCCAAGGAGCTACAGCAGAGCATCCTGCAGGCCAAGGAGTCTGAGATGAGCTGCAAGAATCTTACCAGCCAGATCTGCAGCCTGGAAGCTCAG GTGCAGGAACTCAGCAAGTTCCAGGGGAAGACTGCCACAGTAAAGGGACATGAGGCTTCCTTTGAGAGTGTGGCTGACCAGAGCACTGATAGCCTCGAtgaggcacagcagctcagctcctccag GAAGGCTACCAGCTCTCAGCTGGAAGTCTCGATGCCGTCAGACAGTGAAGAGTCACTGCTGTCTCAGCGGCTGCCCCAGACCAAGTCATCCCTGGAGAGCCTCTACTTTACTCCCATCCTCTCTGAGACGCGgtcacagctccagagcagcaccaaCTTCCCGGCAGACTTCTCGCTGGACTCCGGCTGCAAGACCCGCTCTGCCCGGCGCCGCACCACCATCAACATCACCATGACAGAT AaacagggagagcctgaggaaCTGGTCTGCATCAAGAACATCCCATTGGCTCAGTCCACAAAAACATCTTCCCCTGCTAAGGGCCGTCTGCGCTCAGGTGCCTCCACCCGCTCCCTCACCAGCTTCCCCTCCCAGGAAACGCTTGCAAAGCTGGAAGCCTCCTCCCCAGAAAAGACCCCTGGCCATTCAGTACTGCTGGGCCTCCCTGGCTACCGACCAGTCACCCGTAGCTCCCTGCGCTTGCAGcggaccagcagctccagcctcg GCCAGAGCACCATGAAGCTGGGCATGTGCCAGGATGAGCCGGAGCAGCTGGATGACTGGAACCGCATTGCAGAGCTGCAGCGGCGGAACCAGGCCCGCCCCCCCCACCTGAAAACCAGCTACCCCCTAGAGAGCATG ccctccaCCTCCTTGGGAACCATCACGGATGAGGATGTGAAGATGGGGGACCCAGAAGAGACGCTGCAGCGTGGCAGCAGGCAGTCCTCCCAGCCCGTGGCcgccagcaggcagcacagcagccaggccgGCAGCGTCACCACCCGGCAGCGGAGGAAGCGCCTCTCGGAGGAGACCCACCAGGGCCCCGACACCCCCCCG TCCAAGAAGCCAACCAGCTGCTTCCCACggccccagagctcccaggacCGCAGCGCACAGAGTGGCTCCCAGGCCAGTCAAGACAGCGAGCAGCGAGCCCCAGCCACACCA GCTCAGAGGCGCCAGTCAATGGCGTTCAGCATCCTCAACAcccccagggagctggggaggcgCCTGCTGCGCCGGGCAATCGCCCAGAGGAGCACTCCCACATCCTCCAGCGGCACCCGCCGCTCGTCCCGCATCGCCACCGCCAAGTCCCCAAAGGGCAAG GCCGGTCGCCAGTCGCGCACGGACAAGCGATCCTGA